One part of the Coprobacter tertius genome encodes these proteins:
- a CDS encoding GH92 family glycosyl hydrolase, with translation MKRLILSSLCMFSCALFAQSGLTDYVNPIIGTNGMGHTFPGACAPFGIVQLSPDTDTIPQNVNGAYQKKVYEYCAGYQHRDKTIVGFSHTHLSGTGHSDLGDVLIMPTVGKLMLNPGTSDHPENGYRSNYSHDTEKCTPGYYEVVLDDYDIKAQLTATERVGVHKYTFNKGKDAHIILDLIHGIYNYDGKTLWSTIRVENDTLITGYRITNGWARTNYTYFAISLSKPIKNYGYVDKERVLYSGFLRKFDLNHNFPEIAGRKVVAYFDFDMADKESLELKVALSAVSTDGALKNLKAETAGLDFDQLAERTKAKWEEDLDLIEAEGNNDQLAMLYTSLYHTMINPSIYMDVDGQYRGLDHNIHQADGFTNYTIFSLWDTYRALHPLFNVLHPQRNADMVESMLKHYEQSVHKALPVWSLMGNENWCMIGYHAVPVLADTYVKGGNVDASKAIEAMVSSSTLPYYEGVKDYMQYGYVPFDRNGSAVSVTLEYAYDDWTIYQMAQKAGNKKVADEYAKRALNYRNVFDRDLGWARPKYKNGEWKKNFSLLNTHGEGFIEGNSWNYSFYVPHDVNGLITAMGGDKKFISNLDSLFVMELPAKYYENTEDVTKEGLIGNYVHGNEPSHHIAYLYAWSSQPWKTQYWVREIMNRMYKNNIDGLCGNDDCGQMSAWYIFTAMGFYPVCPGSDEYVLGAPYLPYMKVKLGNGKIFEIKAPKVSDKNRYVKSVKLNGKNYDKMYLSHEDLMNGGEIVFEMSSKPNKKRGISSETKPYSMTDGKF, from the coding sequence ATGAAACGTTTAATATTATCATCTCTCTGTATGTTCAGCTGTGCATTATTTGCACAGTCTGGACTTACAGATTATGTAAACCCCATTATCGGGACGAACGGTATGGGGCATACTTTCCCGGGAGCATGTGCTCCTTTCGGTATTGTACAGTTGAGTCCGGATACCGATACGATTCCGCAAAATGTGAATGGAGCTTATCAGAAAAAAGTGTATGAGTATTGTGCCGGTTATCAACATCGTGATAAAACGATCGTAGGATTCAGCCATACTCATTTGAGCGGTACGGGTCACTCCGATTTAGGAGATGTACTGATTATGCCTACGGTAGGAAAACTGATGTTGAATCCGGGTACGAGCGATCATCCCGAAAATGGCTATCGGTCTAACTATTCTCATGATACCGAAAAATGTACTCCCGGATATTATGAAGTCGTTTTAGACGATTATGATATTAAAGCTCAGTTGACGGCAACCGAGCGGGTTGGTGTGCATAAATATACTTTTAATAAAGGCAAAGATGCACATATTATTCTCGACCTGATACATGGTATATATAATTATGATGGAAAAACTCTATGGTCGACTATACGTGTAGAAAATGATACGCTGATTACAGGATATCGTATTACTAACGGTTGGGCTCGTACCAATTATACTTATTTTGCGATTTCTTTATCTAAGCCTATCAAAAATTATGGATATGTAGATAAAGAAAGGGTGTTGTACAGTGGTTTTTTGCGTAAATTCGATTTGAATCATAATTTCCCTGAAATTGCAGGCCGTAAGGTAGTCGCTTATTTCGATTTCGATATGGCCGACAAAGAATCATTGGAATTGAAAGTCGCTCTTTCGGCAGTAAGTACCGACGGTGCTCTGAAAAATTTGAAAGCGGAAACAGCCGGGCTTGATTTCGATCAATTGGCTGAACGTACTAAAGCTAAATGGGAAGAAGATCTCGATCTGATCGAAGCTGAAGGAAATAACGACCAGTTGGCGATGTTGTATACTTCGTTGTATCATACAATGATTAACCCTTCTATTTATATGGATGTAGATGGCCAATATCGTGGTCTCGATCATAATATTCATCAGGCCGACGGTTTTACCAACTATACTATTTTCTCTTTGTGGGATACCTATCGTGCCTTGCATCCTTTATTTAATGTACTTCATCCGCAGCGTAACGCCGATATGGTAGAGTCTATGCTGAAACATTATGAACAAAGTGTACACAAGGCTCTTCCGGTATGGTCTTTGATGGGGAACGAAAACTGGTGTATGATCGGTTATCATGCGGTTCCTGTTTTGGCAGATACTTATGTAAAAGGAGGAAATGTAGATGCTTCGAAAGCTATCGAGGCAATGGTAAGCAGTTCTACTCTTCCTTATTATGAGGGGGTAAAAGATTATATGCAATATGGTTATGTCCCTTTCGATCGTAATGGTAGTGCCGTGTCGGTAACGCTTGAATATGCATATGACGACTGGACGATATATCAGATGGCACAAAAAGCCGGGAATAAGAAAGTGGCCGATGAATATGCAAAAAGAGCATTGAATTATCGTAACGTATTCGATCGGGATTTGGGCTGGGCTCGTCCTAAATATAAAAATGGCGAGTGGAAAAAGAATTTCAGTTTGTTAAATACACATGGAGAAGGTTTTATCGAAGGTAATTCATGGAATTATTCTTTCTATGTTCCTCATGATGTAAACGGATTGATTACTGCAATGGGCGGTGATAAAAAATTTATCAGCAATCTCGATTCATTGTTTGTAATGGAACTGCCTGCAAAATATTATGAAAATACCGAAGATGTGACAAAAGAAGGGCTAATCGGTAACTATGTACATGGAAATGAACCGAGTCATCACATTGCCTATTTGTATGCATGGAGTTCTCAACCCTGGAAAACTCAATATTGGGTGAGAGAAATTATGAATCGCATGTATAAAAATAATATCGACGGTTTATGTGGCAATGATGATTGCGGACAGATGTCTGCATGGTATATCTTTACGGCAATGGGATTTTATCCGGTATGCCCGGGTTCGGATGAATATGTACTCGGAGCCCCATATTTACCTTATATGAAAGTGAAATTGGGTAATGGCAAAATTTTCGAAATAAAAGCTCCTAAAGTTAGTGATAAAAATCGTTACGTGAAGAGCGTAAAACTCAATGGAAAGAATTACGATAAAATGTATCTTTCTCATGAAGACCTTATGAATGGCGGTGAAATCGTTTTCGAGATGTCGTCTAAACCGAATAAGAAAAGAGGGATCTCATCTGAAACGAAACCGTATTCTATGACCGATGGAAAGTTTTAA
- a CDS encoding GH92 family glycosyl hydrolase: MNRFKLELTLLIFLGCVGFARAAEKKNVVDYVNPLMGTDSKISLSNGNTYPAIALPWGMNFWMPQTGRMGDGWAYTYASDKIRGFKQTHQPSPWINDYGQFSIMPVTGELKINENDRASWFSHKAEVAKPYYYSVYLSEYDMTTEIAPTERCAYFRFTFPEKDKSYVVVDAFDRGSYVKIIPEENKIVGYTTRNSGGVPQNFKNYFVIVFDKPFEVEKVWSATREERGKPRQYSVVDGKTELSDYHVGAAIGFSTKRGEKVHAKVASSFISPEQAELNLKEIGNQSFDQVKMAAKDRWNDVLSRVEVESDNVDHLRTFYSCFYRSVLFPRMFHEIDAQGNVVHYSPYNGKVLPGHLFTDTGFWDTFRCLFPFVNLVYPTMAEQMQEGLLNTYLESGFFPEWASPGHRGCMVGNNSASVVADPLLKGITKVDYNKLYEGMVYGANHVHPRVGSTGRMGYDYYNKLGYVPCNVGINESAARTLEYAYDDWCIYQVAKKLNRPAEEIELYKKRSLNYKNLFDKETSLMRGKNADGSFETPFNPFKWGGVFTEGNSWHYSWSVFHDIQGLVDLMGGKNRFVAMLDTIFSLPPIFDDSYYGGVIHEIREMEIMNMGNYAHGNQPIQHMIYLYNYAGEPWKAQYWLREVMDRFYFATPDGYCGDEDNGQTSAWYVFTALGFYPVCPASDEYVIGAPYFKNAKIHLENGKTIEISAPEVSKENRYIKSMKYNGKNYTKNYLNYYDLQKGAKIKVVMDSKPNYNRGINAEDFPYSLSNEK; this comes from the coding sequence ATGAACCGATTTAAGCTAGAATTAACCTTGTTGATTTTCCTGGGATGTGTAGGTTTTGCCAGGGCTGCAGAGAAAAAAAATGTAGTAGATTATGTAAATCCGTTAATGGGTACCGATTCTAAAATATCGTTATCGAATGGTAATACATATCCCGCCATTGCCCTTCCCTGGGGAATGAATTTTTGGATGCCTCAAACCGGACGTATGGGTGATGGATGGGCATATACGTATGCATCTGATAAGATCAGAGGATTTAAACAGACTCATCAGCCGAGTCCGTGGATCAATGATTACGGACAGTTTTCTATAATGCCAGTTACCGGCGAACTTAAGATTAATGAAAATGATCGTGCTTCGTGGTTTTCTCATAAAGCCGAAGTCGCTAAGCCGTATTATTACAGTGTATATCTTTCTGAGTATGATATGACGACCGAAATAGCACCTACCGAACGTTGTGCTTATTTTCGTTTTACTTTCCCCGAGAAAGATAAATCTTATGTAGTAGTAGATGCTTTCGATCGTGGATCCTATGTGAAAATTATTCCCGAAGAAAATAAAATCGTAGGTTATACTACTCGTAACAGCGGGGGTGTTCCTCAAAATTTCAAAAATTATTTTGTAATTGTTTTCGACAAACCTTTCGAAGTTGAAAAAGTATGGAGTGCTACTCGTGAAGAACGTGGTAAACCTCGTCAGTATTCTGTAGTTGATGGAAAAACGGAGTTGAGTGATTATCATGTAGGGGCCGCAATCGGGTTTTCTACCAAAAGAGGAGAGAAAGTACATGCTAAGGTCGCTTCTTCTTTTATCAGTCCCGAGCAGGCTGAACTGAATCTGAAAGAGATTGGAAATCAGTCTTTCGACCAGGTAAAAATGGCGGCTAAAGATCGTTGGAATGATGTATTGAGCCGTGTAGAAGTAGAAAGCGATAATGTAGATCATTTGCGCACATTCTATTCTTGTTTTTATCGTTCTGTTCTTTTCCCCCGTATGTTCCATGAGATCGATGCACAAGGAAATGTAGTACATTACAGTCCGTATAACGGAAAAGTATTGCCGGGACATTTGTTTACAGATACTGGTTTTTGGGATACCTTCCGTTGTCTTTTCCCGTTTGTGAATTTGGTATATCCGACTATGGCGGAACAAATGCAGGAAGGACTTTTGAATACCTATCTTGAAAGCGGTTTCTTCCCGGAATGGGCAAGCCCTGGTCATCGTGGTTGTATGGTAGGTAATAACTCTGCATCGGTTGTGGCCGATCCTCTGTTGAAAGGTATTACGAAGGTTGATTACAATAAATTATACGAAGGCATGGTGTACGGTGCTAACCATGTACATCCTCGTGTAGGCTCGACCGGTCGTATGGGATACGATTATTATAATAAATTGGGTTATGTTCCCTGTAATGTGGGAATCAATGAAAGTGCTGCCCGTACGCTCGAGTATGCTTATGATGATTGGTGTATCTATCAGGTGGCTAAAAAACTTAATCGTCCGGCCGAAGAAATCGAACTTTATAAAAAACGTAGTTTGAATTATAAAAATCTTTTCGATAAAGAAACCAGCCTCATGAGAGGTAAAAATGCTGACGGCAGTTTCGAAACTCCGTTCAATCCTTTCAAATGGGGTGGTGTATTTACAGAGGGAAATAGCTGGCATTATTCATGGTCGGTATTTCATGATATTCAAGGTTTAGTTGACTTGATGGGTGGTAAAAACCGCTTTGTCGCTATGCTCGATACTATTTTTAGTTTGCCTCCTATTTTCGATGACAGCTATTATGGCGGTGTAATTCATGAAATACGTGAGATGGAAATTATGAATATGGGTAACTATGCACATGGTAACCAACCTATCCAGCACATGATTTATTTGTATAATTATGCCGGTGAACCTTGGAAAGCTCAGTATTGGTTGCGTGAAGTTATGGATCGTTTTTATTTTGCTACTCCCGACGGATATTGTGGTGATGAAGATAACGGACAGACTTCTGCATGGTATGTATTTACGGCTCTCGGATTCTATCCTGTATGTCCTGCTTCGGATGAGTATGTAATCGGTGCTCCTTATTTTAAAAATGCAAAAATTCATCTCGAAAACGGAAAGACGATTGAAATTTCCGCACCTGAGGTAAGCAAGGAAAATCGTTACATCAAGAGTATGAAATATAACGGAAAAAATTATACCAAAAATTATCTTAACTATTACGACCTTCAGAAAGGCGCTAAGATAAAAGTAGTGATGGATAGTAAGCCTAATTACAACCGAGGTATAAATGCAGAAGATTTCCCGTATTCATTATCTAACGAGAAATAA
- a CDS encoding glycoside hydrolase family 38 C-terminal domain-containing protein: MRRYTGFACLFSFIICFVPAMQAQNKLYLVADSHLDTQWNWTVKQTIDEYLWNTVHDNLDLLEKYPDYIFNFEGSIKYQWTKEYYPEEYQRLKKYVADGRWRVSGFSVDAGDVNVPSSESLIRNFLFGQSFYKREFGDMYNRDIMLPDCFGFGYNLPSVAAHCGIVGFHTQKLTWGSAYGIPYDICMWQGVDGSQIPALLNMGAYDEQSYFWKDLTNDQEIINKINDNKKKYGLSWYPRYYGPRSDRGGAPDEQSLQWLQKNVAANGLVKVISASSDQFFNDLLENPTAVSNLPVWENELVMKQHGVGCYTSQSTIKRWNRKNELLAEAAEKSSVMADWLGGKSYDSDKLTDAWTRVLWHHFHDDLTGTSIPKAYTYTWNDEAIAQNQFSNVLLNSVGAVTRTLNTEGVGTPIVVFNPLSKRRNEVATVTIDAASRPESVVVKDAEGNSVLSQIVEFENGKLTFLFLADVPSLGMKVYHAEMSDVAESIATAQVSQDKIENDKYIVSLDANGDISSIIDKKSSNKELLDSPVRLRLSTDAVNNNSTFPSWEILYEDLLEDATLGYVDENVKVSVAENGPLRSTLKVERTKNNSIFIQYIRVYNAGETERIDCENEVEWHELTTLLKATFSFTESNPKATFDLGLGAIERGNMNDKLYEVSGHQWADLTGTSGSYGVSVLNDCKYGWDKTNDNTIRLTLIHSPNEGGYGYQKYQDQGYHRFTYSIYGHKNNWSNADTQWEAASLNQPMLTFVAPVHSGTDDEISMASVNTDQVAIRAFKKGEDRDEYIVRIYELAGKDADNVEIIFPANIISAEETNGVEETIGAAVFEGNKLTFSTTKFKPKTFAVKLAASGNDVPVLQTPESYPVTLDYNVDVISTDNNKSDGDFCGSGLSYPAELIPAELESEGVRFTMGPTTDGENNAVACKGQTLHFNSNGNSSYLYLLAATGDNAGKTARFILNGQSQDIDIQYFTKFVAQVAGEFTTGYFKTDRIAATCTHRHNGATDKNESYDFVYIYKYVISLPQGECELQLPDDENIVIFAATVSDNANEDTKPAVELMDIPKVSLNDSGEEERCGKELKIRGVLASGQVNDSEQAAYAVDNDVFTKWCATGSDDKWLEVELEEEAYICEWEVLHAGSESSRYITSDFALQKYTPSGWIDVDAVVDNYDNHTIRSVEPFLAKKVRLLITKADRMNNAARIYEFKVYGNSDIQSIIPADVDKDFVLKGIYPNPVVAGSASIEYTVPDGNLPVRLTVWDISGRRQAEMEFSAVQAGLNTYRWNTTLPAGVYLYQLSSVRDGVVIYTDCKRMIIN, encoded by the coding sequence ATGAGAAGATACACAGGTTTTGCCTGTCTGTTTTCCTTTATAATTTGTTTTGTGCCCGCAATGCAGGCACAAAACAAATTGTATTTGGTCGCCGACTCGCATCTCGATACACAATGGAACTGGACGGTAAAACAAACGATCGATGAATATTTATGGAATACCGTACATGATAATCTCGATCTGTTAGAAAAATACCCCGATTATATATTTAATTTCGAGGGGTCTATAAAATATCAATGGACAAAAGAGTATTATCCTGAAGAATACCAGAGATTAAAAAAATATGTTGCCGATGGGCGATGGCGTGTCAGTGGTTTCTCGGTGGATGCAGGTGATGTAAATGTTCCCTCGTCTGAATCGCTGATCAGGAATTTTCTCTTCGGACAATCTTTTTATAAGAGGGAGTTCGGGGATATGTACAATCGGGATATTATGTTGCCTGATTGTTTCGGATTCGGTTATAATTTACCTTCGGTTGCCGCTCATTGCGGTATTGTTGGCTTTCATACCCAAAAATTGACATGGGGAAGTGCTTATGGGATTCCTTATGATATTTGTATGTGGCAAGGAGTAGATGGATCACAAATCCCGGCTTTGCTGAATATGGGAGCATATGATGAACAAAGTTATTTTTGGAAAGATCTGACAAATGATCAAGAGATCATTAATAAAATAAACGATAATAAAAAGAAATACGGATTATCGTGGTATCCGCGTTATTATGGTCCTAGAAGTGACCGGGGCGGAGCTCCGGATGAGCAATCTCTACAATGGTTGCAAAAAAATGTAGCAGCAAACGGTCTGGTGAAAGTTATATCGGCATCGAGTGACCAGTTTTTTAATGATTTACTCGAAAACCCGACAGCTGTTTCGAATTTGCCGGTTTGGGAAAACGAACTGGTTATGAAACAGCATGGTGTCGGTTGTTATACGTCTCAATCTACGATAAAACGCTGGAATCGAAAAAATGAACTTTTGGCAGAAGCTGCTGAAAAAAGTTCGGTGATGGCCGATTGGTTAGGTGGTAAATCTTATGATTCGGATAAACTTACTGATGCTTGGACACGGGTTCTTTGGCATCATTTTCATGATGATCTTACAGGAACCTCTATTCCAAAAGCATATACTTATACCTGGAATGATGAAGCGATTGCACAGAATCAGTTCTCTAATGTGTTATTGAACAGTGTTGGTGCGGTTACCCGCACGTTGAATACCGAAGGGGTGGGGACTCCTATTGTTGTTTTTAATCCATTATCGAAACGTCGTAATGAAGTGGCGACTGTAACGATAGATGCCGCCTCTCGTCCTGAAAGTGTAGTCGTGAAAGATGCAGAAGGAAATAGCGTTCTTTCACAAATTGTCGAATTCGAGAATGGGAAGCTTACGTTTCTTTTTCTGGCAGACGTTCCTTCGTTGGGGATGAAAGTGTATCATGCAGAAATGTCGGATGTCGCGGAATCAATCGCTACAGCACAAGTATCTCAGGATAAGATAGAAAATGACAAGTACATTGTTTCTTTAGATGCTAACGGAGATATTTCATCTATAATTGATAAGAAAAGTTCGAATAAAGAATTGCTCGATTCTCCCGTGCGTTTACGATTGTCGACCGATGCTGTAAATAATAACTCTACATTTCCTTCTTGGGAAATCCTGTATGAAGATTTGTTGGAGGATGCAACTTTGGGTTATGTAGATGAAAATGTAAAAGTTTCGGTTGCAGAAAACGGACCGTTACGTTCGACATTAAAAGTTGAACGCACCAAGAATAATTCTATTTTTATTCAATATATACGTGTGTATAATGCAGGAGAAACCGAACGTATCGATTGTGAAAACGAAGTAGAATGGCATGAATTGACCACTTTATTAAAAGCAACTTTCAGTTTTACCGAATCGAATCCTAAAGCTACATTCGATCTTGGTTTAGGCGCTATAGAAAGGGGGAATATGAACGACAAACTTTATGAAGTATCCGGTCATCAGTGGGCAGACCTTACCGGGACATCGGGAAGTTATGGTGTTTCTGTTCTCAACGATTGTAAATATGGTTGGGATAAAACTAACGATAATACGATACGTCTTACTCTGATTCATTCTCCTAATGAGGGAGGATACGGATACCAGAAATATCAGGACCAGGGTTATCATCGTTTTACCTATTCGATATATGGTCATAAAAATAACTGGAGTAATGCTGATACGCAGTGGGAGGCTGCTAGTCTTAATCAGCCGATGCTGACGTTTGTTGCTCCGGTACATTCCGGTACCGATGACGAAATATCTATGGCGTCGGTAAATACCGATCAGGTTGCTATCAGAGCATTTAAGAAAGGAGAAGATCGTGACGAATATATTGTTCGTATATATGAATTGGCCGGTAAAGATGCCGATAATGTAGAAATTATTTTCCCGGCAAACATTATTTCCGCAGAAGAAACAAATGGAGTGGAAGAAACAATCGGTGCAGCTGTATTCGAAGGAAATAAACTTACTTTTTCCACTACTAAATTCAAGCCTAAGACATTTGCCGTGAAGTTAGCTGCTTCAGGGAATGACGTTCCGGTATTACAAACTCCCGAATCGTATCCCGTTACACTCGATTATAATGTGGATGTAATCAGTACCGATAATAATAAATCGGATGGAGATTTTTGTGGTTCCGGCTTATCGTATCCAGCAGAACTTATTCCTGCCGAATTGGAATCTGAAGGTGTACGTTTTACAATGGGGCCTACAACTGACGGAGAAAACAATGCTGTTGCTTGTAAAGGACAAACATTGCATTTTAATTCTAATGGAAACAGCTCTTATTTGTATTTGTTGGCAGCTACCGGTGACAATGCTGGAAAAACAGCTCGTTTTATTTTAAACGGACAGTCTCAGGATATCGACATACAATATTTTACAAAATTCGTAGCTCAGGTTGCGGGTGAATTTACGACAGGTTATTTTAAAACCGATCGTATTGCTGCTACTTGTACACACCGTCATAATGGTGCTACAGATAAAAATGAGTCGTATGATTTTGTGTATATTTACAAGTATGTTATATCTTTGCCACAGGGAGAGTGTGAGTTGCAATTGCCAGATGATGAAAATATTGTTATATTTGCTGCTACCGTATCTGATAATGCCAATGAAGATACAAAACCTGCCGTAGAATTGATGGATATCCCTAAGGTGAGTTTGAATGATTCAGGTGAAGAGGAAAGATGCGGGAAAGAGTTAAAAATAAGAGGAGTATTGGCTTCAGGGCAAGTAAATGATTCAGAACAAGCTGCTTATGCTGTCGATAACGATGTGTTTACCAAATGGTGTGCTACGGGATCGGATGATAAATGGCTCGAAGTGGAGTTGGAAGAAGAGGCCTATATTTGTGAATGGGAGGTTTTGCATGCCGGAAGTGAAAGTTCGAGATACATTACCAGCGATTTTGCGTTACAAAAATATACCCCTTCCGGCTGGATTGATGTAGATGCTGTTGTAGATAATTATGATAATCATACGATCCGCAGTGTCGAACCTTTCTTAGCAAAAAAAGTACGTTTATTGATAACGAAAGCCGATCGTATGAATAATGCTGCTCGTATATACGAGTTTAAAGTATATGGTAATTCCGATATTCAAAGTATTATTCCCGCTGATGTCGATAAAGATTTTGTTCTGAAGGGGATATATCCGAATCCGGTTGTTGCGGGAAGTGCCAGTATAGAATATACAGTGCCCGACGGTAATCTTCCGGTAAGACTTACGGTATGGGATATCTCTGGTCGTCGTCAGGCCGAAATGGAATTTAGTGCGGTTCAGGCCGGCCTGAATACGTATCGGTGGAATACCACTCTTCCGGCGGGAGTTTACTTATATCAATTATCATCGGTCAGAGATGGTGTGGTCATATATACAGATTGTAAAAGAATGATTATTAATTAA